In one Epinephelus moara isolate mb chromosome 6, YSFRI_EMoa_1.0, whole genome shotgun sequence genomic region, the following are encoded:
- the setdb1b gene encoding histone-lysine N-methyltransferase SETDB1-B isoform X1, with translation MESSEGMEVDGWDSSLEEELGISLDELKKWIDEAVEKSEIVQKKKAQLTELKEWVEQKEEEEAKTDMLLNDANLSLLECEKLVKETYHKNGLVYRESSSEDEGGGGSVVSSEVIEIDDDDDDDVIAVGCLVPPKTPVTPVKDSVLKASTVLQKTTQQVQKLVQMVNKPSQGAPLLRSPSQTLSQSGIQGSVPAVFVSQVPSQSMTQPNPNMAEDELRVGMTILGKKRTKTWHKGALVAISPIGNGLYKYKVKFDKGKSLLSGNHVAFEYNPTLEILYVGARVVAKYKDGNLVWLYAGIVAEMPNNKNRMRFLIFFDDGYASYVTLPELHPVCRPLKRTWEDIEDASCRDFIEEYITAYPSRPMVLLKVGQIIKTEWEGTWWKSKVEEVDGSLVKILFLDDKRSEWIYRGSTRLEPMFNLKMTTANTQEKKLAGQQRTRPNMGALRSKGPVVQYTSDGLVGASPVKTPQASPSQTPQQQLRPQSGQSQQTQQIQQIQQTQQIQQTQQTQQSLQSSQTQRIDNKHQMAKKSTSPFVPGVGGTHASKMMQSLTSSPSNLTGVRILSGQNTGSPTFAQPYQRLMPTMAPIPPPMTHTMATIPHQPAYRAPTDRIFYLAHTCQPACLNRVRPAKPDMHRGKNPLLTPLLYDFRRMTGRRKVNRKMSFHVIYKAPCGLCLRNMAEIQHYLFQTRCDFIFLEMFCLDPYVLVDRPFQPQRPFYYIPDITIGKEDIPLSCVNEIDSTPPPKVAYSKERIPEDGVYINTSPEFLVGCDCTDGCRDKSKCSCHQLTLQATGCTPGAQINPNAGYLHKRLEECLPTGIYECNKRCKCCAKMCTNRLVQHGLQVRLQLFKTQNKGWGIRCLDDVAKGSFVCIYAGKILTDDFADKEGLEMGDEYFANLDHIESVENFKEGYESEAHCSDSEGSGVDMSRIKIQPSALASNPVGRPPRKGESKSKAQTPSSSGDSNDDDDKDSKSEDESDSSDDTFVKENYISSSSVWRSYTTRGQVKGNKEGSQDSKDGLSLSARGPDDDKPPSMPEETGKSKVASWLTSQSLKKDSGDSKSQTKSESGKKQDVMTLSDSDDVQTISSGSDDNKEREKVHTGVTKKQVAVKSTRGIALKTGHGMMVKTGASGGGGGPGGQGGKAGQQGQTGGSGENTPKNTRLFFDGEESCYIIDAKLEGNLGRYLNHSCSPNLFVQNVFVDTHDLRFPWVAFFASKRIRAGTELTWDYNYEVGSVEGKVLLCCCGSTECRGRLL, from the exons ATGGAAAGCAGCGAGGG aATGGAGGTGGATGGCTGGGACTCCAGTCTGGAGGAAGAGTTGGGCATTTCTCTGGATGAGCTGAAGAAGTGGATCGACGAGGCCGTGGAGAAGAGCGAGATCGTGCAAAAGAAAAAGGCTCAGCTGACAGAGCTCAAGGAATGGGTGGagcagaaagaagaagaggaggcgAAGACGGACATGCTTCTCAACGATGCCAACTT GTCCTTATTGGAGTGTGAGAAGCTCGTGAAGGAAACTTATCATAAGAATGGCCTCGTTTACCGAGAGAGCAGCTCAGAGGATGAGGGGGGCGGAGGAAGCGTGGTGTCCTCTGAGGTCATTGAGATAGACGATGATGACGACGATGATGTGATTGCTGTTGGCTGTT tgGTTCCTCCAAAGACGCCTGTCACTCCTGTCAAAGACTCAGTG TTAAAAGCCTCCACAGTGCTGCAGAAAACCACCCAGCAAGTGCAGAAGTTAGTCCAAATGGTCAACAAGCCTTCACAAGGTGCTCCATTGCTTCGATCTCCATCACAGACTCTGTCCCAGTCAG GTATTCAGGGTTCAGtgccagcagtgtttgtgtcccaggTTCCGTCTCAGTCGATGACCCAGCCCAATCCAAACATGGCAGAAGATGAGCTCAGAGTCGGGATGACCATTCTGGGAAAGAAACGCACCAAGACCTGGCACAAAGGCGCCCTCGTAGCTATCAGCCCTATCG GAAACGGTTTATACAAGTATAAAGTGAAGTTTGATAAAGGGAAGAGTCTGCTGTCTGGCAATCATGTGGCCTTCGAGTATAACCCCACGCTGGAGATTCTGTATGTCGGGGCTCGTGTAGTTGCCAAGTACAAGGATGGCAACCTGGTGTGGCTCTATGCTGGAATAGTAGCAGAGATGCCCAATAACAAGAACCGTATGAG gtttttgattttctttgacGATGGCTATGCTTCTTATGTGACACTACCTGAGCTCCACCCAGTTTGCCGCCCAT taaaGCGTACCTGGGAGGACATAGAAGATGCATCGTGTCGAGACTTCATCGAGGAGTACATCACCGCGTATCCCAGCAGGCCTATGGTGCTCCTGAAGGTTGGGCAGATAATCAAGACAGAGTGGGAGGGAACCTGGTGGAAGAGCAAAGTGGAGGAGGTTGATGGAAGCTTAGTCAAGATCCTCTTTTTG GATGACAAAAGGAGTGAGTGGATCTATAGAGGCTCCACCAGGTTGGAGCCAATGTTCAACCTGAAGATGACCACAGCCAACACCCAGGAGAAGAAGCTAGCTGGCCAGCAGAGGACACGACCTAACATGG GGGCGTTGAGGAGTAAAGGCCCAGTGGTTCAGTACACCAGTGACGGACTTGTTGGAGCCTCTCCTGTCAAAACTCCACAGGCCTCGCCCTCACAGACACCGCAGCAACAACTGCGTCCTCAGTCCGGACAATCCCAACAAACCCAACAAATCCAACAAATCCAACAAACCCAACAAATCCAACAAACGCAACAAACCCAACAGAGCCTTCAGTCTTCTCAGACTCAACGTATTGA CAACAAACATCAGATGGCAAAGAAGAGTACTTCTCCGTTTGTCCCTGGGGTGGGAGGCACTCATGCCTCTAAAATGATGCAATCTCTTACCTCCAGTCCCAGCAACCTCACTGG TGTAAGGATCTTGAGTGGCCAAAATACTGGTTCGCCCACTTTCGCACAGCCATATCAGAGACTGATGCCCACTATGGCTCCCATCCCCCCTCCTATGACCCACACGATGGCCACCATCCCTCATCAGCCTGCGTACCGTGCCCCAACAGACCGCATCTTCTACCTGGCACACACCTGTCAGCCCGCGTGTCTGAATCGCGTCAGACCAGCAAAACCAGACATGCACAGAGGAAAGAACCCCCTCCTAACACCTCTACTGTACGATTTCAGACGCATGACCGGACGACGCAAAGTCAACCGCAAG ATGTCCTTCCATGTGATCTACAAGGCTCCGTGTGGGCTTTGCCTGCGTAACATGGCAGAGATCCAACACTACCTCTTCCAGACGCGCTGTGACTTTATATTCTTAGAGATGTTCTGCCTAGACCCCTACGTGCTCGTGGACCGACCCTTCCAGCCACAGAGGCCGTTCTATTACATTCCCGACATCACCATTGGAAAGGAGGACATCCCACTCTCCTGCGTCAACGAGATCGATTCCACCCCGCCTCCTAAAGTAGCGTACA GTAAGGAGCGTATTCCTGAAGACGGAGTATACATCAACACTAGTCCAGAGTTCCTGGTGGGGTGTGATTGCACAGACGGCTGTCGAGACAA GTCCAAATGCTCCTGCCACCAGCTGACCCTTCAGGCCACAGGTTGCACACCAGGGGCACAGATCAACCCAAATGCTGGATATTTGCACAAACGATTAGAGGAGTGCCTCCCCACAGG gatCTATGAGTGTAATAAGAGGTGCAAATGTTGTGCTAAGATGTGCACCAACCGGTTAGTGCAGCACGGCCTGCAGGTGCGTCTCCAGCTCTTCAAGACCCAGAACAAAGGCTGGGGCATCCGCTGTCTGGATGATGTGGCCAAAGGTTCTTTTGTCTGCATCTATGCTG GTAAAATCTTGACAGACGACTTTGCCGACAAAGAAGGTCTAGAGATGGGCGACGAGTATTTTGCCAATCTGGACCATATAGAGAGTGTGGAGAACTTCAAGGAGGGCTATGAGAGCGAGGCTCACTGTTCGGACAGCGAGGGGAGCGGTGTGGACATGTCGAGGATAAAAATCCAGCCATCTGCTTTAGCTTCTAACCCTGTGGGGAGACCGCCCAGAAAGGGTGAGTCCAAGTCCAAAG CCCAAACCCCAAGCTCATCAGGAGACAGCAATGACGACGACGACAAGGATTCAAAGAGCGAAGACGAAAGCGACAGTTCAGACGACACGTTTGTGAAGGAGAACTACATCAGCTCCAGCTCCGTGTGGAGGAGTTACACCACACGTGGTCAGGTCAAGGGCAACAAGGAAG GGAGTCAAGACAGTAAAGATGGATTGAGCCTGTCAGCCAGAGGACCTGATGATGACAAGCCGCCATCAATGCCAGAGGAGACGGGGAAAAGCAAAGTGGCTTCCTGGCTCACCAGCCAGAGCCTGAAGAAG GATTCTGGAGACAGCAAGAG TCAAACGAAGTCAGAATCAGGGAAGAAGCAGGATGTCATGACTCTCTCTGACAGTGATGATGTTCAGACCATCAGCTCCGGATCTGACGACaacaaggagagagagaaagttcACACGG GTGTGACGAAGAAGCAGGTCGCAGTGAAATCTACACGTGGCATCGCCCTGAAGACCGGCCATGGGATGATGGTGAAAACGGGTGCATCTGGAGGCGGGGGAGGGCCGGGGGGTCAGGGAGGGAAAGCAGGACAGCAGGGACAGACTGGAGGAAGCGGGGAGAACACTCCTAAAAACACCCGCCTGTTCTTTGATGGTGAAGAATCCTGCTACATCATTGATGCCAAGTTGGAAGGAAACCTCGGGCGTTACCTCAAT CACAGCTGTAGTCCCAACCTTTTCGTCCAGAATGTGTTTGTGGACACACATGACTTGCGGTTTCCCTGGGTGGCGTTCTTTGCCAGCAA GCGGATCCGTGCCGGCACAGAGCTGACCTGGGACTACAACTACGAGGTGGGCAGTGTGGAGGGGAaggtgctgctctgctgctgtggatCCACTGAGTGCAGAGGACGGCTCCTGTGA
- the setdb1b gene encoding histone-lysine N-methyltransferase SETDB1-B isoform X2, protein MESSEGMEVDGWDSSLEEELGISLDELKKWIDEAVEKSEIVQKKKAQLTELKEWVEQKEEEEAKTDMLLNDANLSLLECEKLVKETYHKNGLVYRESSSEDEGGGGSVVSSEVIEIDDDDDDDVIAVGCLVPPKTPVTPVKDSVLKASTVLQKTTQQVQKLVQMVNKPSQGAPLLRSPSQTLSQSGIQGSVPAVFVSQVPSQSMTQPNPNMAEDELRVGMTILGKKRTKTWHKGALVAISPIGNGLYKYKVKFDKGKSLLSGNHVAFEYNPTLEILYVGARVVAKYKDGNLVWLYAGIVAEMPNNKNRMRFLIFFDDGYASYVTLPELHPVCRPLKRTWEDIEDASCRDFIEEYITAYPSRPMVLLKVGQIIKTEWEGTWWKSKVEEVDGSLVKILFLDDKRSEWIYRGSTRLEPMFNLKMTTANTQEKKLAGQQRTRPNMGALRSKGPVVQYTSDGLVGASPVKTPQASPSQTPQQQLRPQSGQSQQTQQIQQIQQTQQIQQTQQTQQSLQSSQTQRIDNKHQMAKKSTSPFVPGVGGTHASKMMQSLTSSPSNLTGVRILSGQNTGSPTFAQPYQRLMPTMAPIPPPMTHTMATIPHQPAYRAPTDRIFYLAHTCQPACLNRVRPAKPDMHRGKNPLLTPLLYDFRRMTGRRKVNRKMSFHVIYKAPCGLCLRNMAEIQHYLFQTRCDFIFLEMFCLDPYVLVDRPFQPQRPFYYIPDITIGKEDIPLSCVNEIDSTPPPKVAYSKERIPEDGVYINTSPEFLVGCDCTDGCRDKSKCSCHQLTLQATGCTPGAQINPNAGYLHKRLEECLPTGIYECNKRCKCCAKMCTNRLVQHGLQVRLQLFKTQNKGWGIRCLDDVAKGSFVCIYAGKILTDDFADKEGLEMGDEYFANLDHIESVENFKEGYESEAHCSDSEGSGVDMSRIKIQPSALASNPVGRPPRKAQTPSSSGDSNDDDDKDSKSEDESDSSDDTFVKENYISSSSVWRSYTTRGQVKGNKEGSQDSKDGLSLSARGPDDDKPPSMPEETGKSKVASWLTSQSLKKDSGDSKSQTKSESGKKQDVMTLSDSDDVQTISSGSDDNKEREKVHTGVTKKQVAVKSTRGIALKTGHGMMVKTGASGGGGGPGGQGGKAGQQGQTGGSGENTPKNTRLFFDGEESCYIIDAKLEGNLGRYLNHSCSPNLFVQNVFVDTHDLRFPWVAFFASKRIRAGTELTWDYNYEVGSVEGKVLLCCCGSTECRGRLL, encoded by the exons ATGGAAAGCAGCGAGGG aATGGAGGTGGATGGCTGGGACTCCAGTCTGGAGGAAGAGTTGGGCATTTCTCTGGATGAGCTGAAGAAGTGGATCGACGAGGCCGTGGAGAAGAGCGAGATCGTGCAAAAGAAAAAGGCTCAGCTGACAGAGCTCAAGGAATGGGTGGagcagaaagaagaagaggaggcgAAGACGGACATGCTTCTCAACGATGCCAACTT GTCCTTATTGGAGTGTGAGAAGCTCGTGAAGGAAACTTATCATAAGAATGGCCTCGTTTACCGAGAGAGCAGCTCAGAGGATGAGGGGGGCGGAGGAAGCGTGGTGTCCTCTGAGGTCATTGAGATAGACGATGATGACGACGATGATGTGATTGCTGTTGGCTGTT tgGTTCCTCCAAAGACGCCTGTCACTCCTGTCAAAGACTCAGTG TTAAAAGCCTCCACAGTGCTGCAGAAAACCACCCAGCAAGTGCAGAAGTTAGTCCAAATGGTCAACAAGCCTTCACAAGGTGCTCCATTGCTTCGATCTCCATCACAGACTCTGTCCCAGTCAG GTATTCAGGGTTCAGtgccagcagtgtttgtgtcccaggTTCCGTCTCAGTCGATGACCCAGCCCAATCCAAACATGGCAGAAGATGAGCTCAGAGTCGGGATGACCATTCTGGGAAAGAAACGCACCAAGACCTGGCACAAAGGCGCCCTCGTAGCTATCAGCCCTATCG GAAACGGTTTATACAAGTATAAAGTGAAGTTTGATAAAGGGAAGAGTCTGCTGTCTGGCAATCATGTGGCCTTCGAGTATAACCCCACGCTGGAGATTCTGTATGTCGGGGCTCGTGTAGTTGCCAAGTACAAGGATGGCAACCTGGTGTGGCTCTATGCTGGAATAGTAGCAGAGATGCCCAATAACAAGAACCGTATGAG gtttttgattttctttgacGATGGCTATGCTTCTTATGTGACACTACCTGAGCTCCACCCAGTTTGCCGCCCAT taaaGCGTACCTGGGAGGACATAGAAGATGCATCGTGTCGAGACTTCATCGAGGAGTACATCACCGCGTATCCCAGCAGGCCTATGGTGCTCCTGAAGGTTGGGCAGATAATCAAGACAGAGTGGGAGGGAACCTGGTGGAAGAGCAAAGTGGAGGAGGTTGATGGAAGCTTAGTCAAGATCCTCTTTTTG GATGACAAAAGGAGTGAGTGGATCTATAGAGGCTCCACCAGGTTGGAGCCAATGTTCAACCTGAAGATGACCACAGCCAACACCCAGGAGAAGAAGCTAGCTGGCCAGCAGAGGACACGACCTAACATGG GGGCGTTGAGGAGTAAAGGCCCAGTGGTTCAGTACACCAGTGACGGACTTGTTGGAGCCTCTCCTGTCAAAACTCCACAGGCCTCGCCCTCACAGACACCGCAGCAACAACTGCGTCCTCAGTCCGGACAATCCCAACAAACCCAACAAATCCAACAAATCCAACAAACCCAACAAATCCAACAAACGCAACAAACCCAACAGAGCCTTCAGTCTTCTCAGACTCAACGTATTGA CAACAAACATCAGATGGCAAAGAAGAGTACTTCTCCGTTTGTCCCTGGGGTGGGAGGCACTCATGCCTCTAAAATGATGCAATCTCTTACCTCCAGTCCCAGCAACCTCACTGG TGTAAGGATCTTGAGTGGCCAAAATACTGGTTCGCCCACTTTCGCACAGCCATATCAGAGACTGATGCCCACTATGGCTCCCATCCCCCCTCCTATGACCCACACGATGGCCACCATCCCTCATCAGCCTGCGTACCGTGCCCCAACAGACCGCATCTTCTACCTGGCACACACCTGTCAGCCCGCGTGTCTGAATCGCGTCAGACCAGCAAAACCAGACATGCACAGAGGAAAGAACCCCCTCCTAACACCTCTACTGTACGATTTCAGACGCATGACCGGACGACGCAAAGTCAACCGCAAG ATGTCCTTCCATGTGATCTACAAGGCTCCGTGTGGGCTTTGCCTGCGTAACATGGCAGAGATCCAACACTACCTCTTCCAGACGCGCTGTGACTTTATATTCTTAGAGATGTTCTGCCTAGACCCCTACGTGCTCGTGGACCGACCCTTCCAGCCACAGAGGCCGTTCTATTACATTCCCGACATCACCATTGGAAAGGAGGACATCCCACTCTCCTGCGTCAACGAGATCGATTCCACCCCGCCTCCTAAAGTAGCGTACA GTAAGGAGCGTATTCCTGAAGACGGAGTATACATCAACACTAGTCCAGAGTTCCTGGTGGGGTGTGATTGCACAGACGGCTGTCGAGACAA GTCCAAATGCTCCTGCCACCAGCTGACCCTTCAGGCCACAGGTTGCACACCAGGGGCACAGATCAACCCAAATGCTGGATATTTGCACAAACGATTAGAGGAGTGCCTCCCCACAGG gatCTATGAGTGTAATAAGAGGTGCAAATGTTGTGCTAAGATGTGCACCAACCGGTTAGTGCAGCACGGCCTGCAGGTGCGTCTCCAGCTCTTCAAGACCCAGAACAAAGGCTGGGGCATCCGCTGTCTGGATGATGTGGCCAAAGGTTCTTTTGTCTGCATCTATGCTG GTAAAATCTTGACAGACGACTTTGCCGACAAAGAAGGTCTAGAGATGGGCGACGAGTATTTTGCCAATCTGGACCATATAGAGAGTGTGGAGAACTTCAAGGAGGGCTATGAGAGCGAGGCTCACTGTTCGGACAGCGAGGGGAGCGGTGTGGACATGTCGAGGATAAAAATCCAGCCATCTGCTTTAGCTTCTAACCCTGTGGGGAGACCGCCCAGAAAGG CCCAAACCCCAAGCTCATCAGGAGACAGCAATGACGACGACGACAAGGATTCAAAGAGCGAAGACGAAAGCGACAGTTCAGACGACACGTTTGTGAAGGAGAACTACATCAGCTCCAGCTCCGTGTGGAGGAGTTACACCACACGTGGTCAGGTCAAGGGCAACAAGGAAG GGAGTCAAGACAGTAAAGATGGATTGAGCCTGTCAGCCAGAGGACCTGATGATGACAAGCCGCCATCAATGCCAGAGGAGACGGGGAAAAGCAAAGTGGCTTCCTGGCTCACCAGCCAGAGCCTGAAGAAG GATTCTGGAGACAGCAAGAG TCAAACGAAGTCAGAATCAGGGAAGAAGCAGGATGTCATGACTCTCTCTGACAGTGATGATGTTCAGACCATCAGCTCCGGATCTGACGACaacaaggagagagagaaagttcACACGG GTGTGACGAAGAAGCAGGTCGCAGTGAAATCTACACGTGGCATCGCCCTGAAGACCGGCCATGGGATGATGGTGAAAACGGGTGCATCTGGAGGCGGGGGAGGGCCGGGGGGTCAGGGAGGGAAAGCAGGACAGCAGGGACAGACTGGAGGAAGCGGGGAGAACACTCCTAAAAACACCCGCCTGTTCTTTGATGGTGAAGAATCCTGCTACATCATTGATGCCAAGTTGGAAGGAAACCTCGGGCGTTACCTCAAT CACAGCTGTAGTCCCAACCTTTTCGTCCAGAATGTGTTTGTGGACACACATGACTTGCGGTTTCCCTGGGTGGCGTTCTTTGCCAGCAA GCGGATCCGTGCCGGCACAGAGCTGACCTGGGACTACAACTACGAGGTGGGCAGTGTGGAGGGGAaggtgctgctctgctgctgtggatCCACTGAGTGCAGAGGACGGCTCCTGTGA